One genomic segment of Nocardia spumae includes these proteins:
- a CDS encoding bifunctional FO biosynthesis protein CofGH, whose translation MIDGVTEQPNTGLPTPGVPPAPPTPSAMRRALRRARDGATLNLDEAVVLLHARGDDLVDLCTSATRVRDAGLRESNTDGPLPITYSRKVFIPLTRLCRDKCHYCTFVTVPGKLRAEGKGMYLEPDEVLDIARRGAELGCKEALFTLGDRPEERWPEARQWLDERGYDSTLDYVRAMSIRVLEETGLLPHLNPGVMSWAELSRLKPVAPSMGMMLETTSERLFTERGQAHYGSPDKDPQVRLRALTDAGRLSIPFTTGILVGIGETYAERVDSILAIRRSHKAFGHVQEVIVQNFLAKADTAMRDTPDADLAEFRATIAVTRLLLGPKMRIQAPPNLVSLEECRALIDAGIDDWGGVSPLTPDHVNPERPWPNLEVLAEVTAQAGYVLTERLTAHPKYVLAGNPWIDPRVQGHVAALADPRTGLAREVNPVGRPWQEPDQSWESLGRTDLNTSIDTEGRNTEARSDAALEGDGLGAFGDWETVREQVLSLSAPVKLDTDVLGALRAAEKDPAGLTDAEYLALATADGPELDAIAALADQLRRDTVGDDVTYVVNRNINFTNICYTGCRFCAFAQRKGDADAFTLSADEVAERAWEAHVEGATEVCMQGGIDPDLPVTGYADLVRAVKKRVPSMHVHAFSPMEIVNGASRGGQSIHDWLTALKEAGLDTIPGTAAEILDDEVRWVLTKGKLPTSAWIEVITTAHKVGLPSSSTMMYGHVDNPKHWVGHLRVLRGIQDETGGFTEFVLLPFVHQSAPLYLAGASRPGPTIRDNRAAHALARIMLHGRIANIQTSWVKLGVTGTQVMLNGGANDLGGTLMEETISRMAGSEHGSAKTVAELVEIGEGIGRPVRERTTTYGVPRHRVSALPLSVG comes from the coding sequence ATGATCGACGGCGTGACAGAGCAACCGAACACCGGTCTACCGACCCCTGGTGTACCGCCCGCCCCACCGACGCCCTCGGCCATGCGCCGGGCGCTGCGGCGCGCGCGCGACGGGGCGACGCTCAATCTCGACGAGGCAGTAGTCCTCCTGCACGCGCGGGGCGACGATCTGGTGGATCTGTGCACGTCGGCGACGCGAGTGCGGGATGCCGGTCTGCGGGAGTCGAACACCGACGGGCCGTTGCCCATCACCTATTCGCGCAAGGTGTTCATCCCGCTGACCCGCCTGTGTCGCGACAAATGTCACTACTGCACATTCGTGACGGTGCCGGGCAAGCTGCGCGCCGAGGGCAAGGGGATGTATCTGGAACCCGACGAGGTTCTCGACATCGCCCGGCGCGGCGCCGAATTGGGCTGTAAGGAAGCACTTTTCACACTGGGGGACCGCCCCGAGGAGCGTTGGCCGGAAGCCCGGCAGTGGCTCGACGAGCGCGGCTACGACTCCACCCTGGACTATGTGCGGGCCATGTCGATCCGGGTGCTCGAGGAGACCGGGCTGCTCCCGCATCTGAATCCGGGCGTGATGAGCTGGGCGGAACTGTCGCGGCTCAAGCCGGTCGCCCCCTCGATGGGCATGATGCTCGAAACCACCTCCGAGCGCCTGTTCACCGAACGTGGTCAGGCCCACTACGGCAGTCCGGACAAGGATCCGCAGGTCCGCCTGCGGGCGCTGACCGATGCCGGGCGGCTGAGCATCCCGTTCACCACGGGCATTCTCGTCGGTATCGGGGAGACCTACGCCGAGCGTGTCGATTCCATCCTGGCGATCCGCCGCTCGCACAAGGCATTCGGTCACGTCCAGGAGGTGATCGTGCAGAACTTCCTGGCCAAGGCCGATACCGCCATGCGCGACACTCCCGATGCCGACCTGGCCGAGTTCCGCGCCACCATCGCCGTCACCCGGCTGCTGCTGGGGCCCAAGATGCGTATTCAGGCGCCGCCGAATCTGGTGTCGCTCGAGGAGTGCCGGGCACTGATCGACGCCGGTATCGACGATTGGGGCGGGGTGTCACCGCTGACGCCCGACCATGTGAATCCGGAACGGCCCTGGCCGAATCTGGAAGTCCTCGCCGAGGTCACGGCGCAAGCCGGCTACGTGCTGACCGAGCGACTGACCGCACATCCCAAATACGTGCTCGCGGGCAACCCGTGGATCGATCCGCGGGTGCAGGGCCATGTCGCCGCACTGGCCGATCCGCGCACCGGCCTGGCGCGGGAGGTGAATCCGGTCGGCCGTCCCTGGCAGGAGCCCGATCAGTCCTGGGAGTCGCTGGGCCGCACCGATCTCAACACCTCCATCGACACCGAGGGGCGCAATACCGAAGCTCGCAGTGACGCCGCGCTGGAAGGTGACGGCCTGGGTGCCTTCGGCGACTGGGAAACCGTTCGCGAACAAGTACTCTCGCTGTCCGCGCCGGTGAAGCTCGATACCGATGTGCTGGGTGCGCTGCGGGCGGCGGAGAAAGACCCCGCGGGGCTCACCGACGCCGAATATCTGGCGCTGGCGACTGCCGACGGGCCCGAACTCGACGCGATCGCGGCACTGGCCGACCAGCTGCGCCGCGACACCGTCGGTGACGATGTCACCTACGTGGTGAACCGCAATATCAACTTCACCAACATCTGCTACACCGGCTGCCGGTTCTGTGCCTTCGCCCAGCGCAAGGGCGATGCGGACGCCTTCACCCTCTCCGCGGACGAGGTCGCCGAACGGGCCTGGGAAGCGCATGTCGAGGGCGCCACCGAAGTGTGTATGCAGGGCGGTATCGATCCGGATCTGCCCGTCACCGGCTATGCCGATCTGGTGCGCGCGGTGAAGAAGCGGGTGCCGTCGATGCATGTGCACGCCTTCAGCCCGATGGAGATCGTCAACGGCGCCTCGCGCGGTGGCCAGAGCATCCACGACTGGCTGACCGCGCTGAAAGAGGCCGGACTGGACACGATTCCGGGTACGGCCGCGGAGATCCTGGACGACGAGGTGCGCTGGGTGCTCACCAAGGGCAAGCTGCCCACCTCGGCGTGGATCGAGGTGATCACCACCGCGCACAAGGTGGGCCTGCCGTCCAGTTCCACCATGATGTACGGCCACGTCGACAACCCCAAGCACTGGGTGGGGCACCTGCGGGTACTGCGCGGCATCCAGGACGAGACCGGTGGTTTCACCGAATTCGTGCTGCTGCCGTTCGTCCATCAGAGCGCTCCGCTGTATCTGGCGGGCGCTTCCCGGCCGGGGCCGACGATTCGCGACAATCGTGCCGCGCACGCGCTGGCGCGGATCATGCTGCACGGGCGGATCGCCAATATCCAGACCAGCTGGGTGAAACTGGGTGTGACCGGTACCCAGGTGATGCTCAATGGCGGCGCCAACGACCTCGGCGGTACGTTGATGGAGGAGACCATCTCCCGGATGGCCGGCTCCGAACACGGCTCGGCGAAGACGGTGGCGGAATTGGTCGAGATCGGCGAGGGGATCGGCCGTCCGGTGCGCGAGCGCACCACCACCTACGGCGTGCCGCGGCACCGGGTGTCGGCGCTACCGTTGTCGGTCGGCTGA
- a CDS encoding proline dehydrogenase family protein, translating to MKRAVTGFPVTAEVVHRFVAGETRADLAPVVGELLASGRMVSVDFLGEYTTERFMADDAVAEYLALIDDLARRRTEAAVRPGAGVVASVEVSVKLSALGQSLGAAGPEIAAENLRTLCARAEQAGVWITVDAEDHTTTEGTESTVRRIRRDHPWLAVATQTYLRRAEQRCRAAAAEGARIRLCKGAYREPDSVAFQRSAEVDESYLRCLEALMGGAGYPMVATHDPVMIAAAQHMAAEHGREPGDFEFQMLYGIRILEQRRLTEAGHAVRVYVPYGTQWYGYLMRRLAERPANLGFFLRALAERR from the coding sequence ATGAAGCGGGCCGTCACCGGATTCCCGGTCACCGCGGAGGTGGTGCACCGGTTCGTGGCGGGGGAGACGCGCGCCGACCTCGCGCCGGTGGTCGGCGAACTGCTGGCCAGCGGGCGAATGGTCAGCGTGGACTTTCTCGGCGAGTACACCACCGAACGGTTCATGGCCGACGACGCGGTGGCCGAATACCTGGCGTTGATCGACGATCTGGCGCGCCGCCGGACCGAAGCGGCGGTCCGGCCGGGCGCCGGTGTGGTGGCGTCGGTCGAGGTTTCGGTGAAGCTGTCCGCGCTGGGCCAGTCACTGGGGGCGGCGGGACCGGAGATCGCGGCCGAGAATCTGCGGACCCTGTGTGCGCGTGCCGAACAGGCCGGAGTATGGATCACCGTCGACGCGGAGGATCACACCACCACCGAGGGCACCGAATCGACGGTGCGGCGTATTCGCCGGGACCATCCCTGGCTGGCGGTGGCCACTCAGACCTATCTGCGCCGAGCCGAACAGCGGTGCCGCGCCGCCGCTGCCGAGGGTGCGCGAATCCGGTTGTGCAAGGGCGCCTATCGCGAGCCCGACAGCGTCGCCTTTCAGCGGTCCGCCGAGGTCGACGAATCCTACCTGCGCTGTCTCGAGGCGCTGATGGGTGGCGCGGGCTATCCGATGGTCGCCACCCACGATCCGGTGATGATCGCCGCCGCCCAGCACATGGCCGCCGAGCACGGCCGCGAGCCGGGAGATTTCGAATTCCAGATGCTGTACGGCATTCGGATTCTCGAACAGCGGCGCCTCACCGAGGCCGGGCACGCGGTCCGCGTCTACGTGCCCTACGGCACCCAGTGGTACGGCTATCTGATGCGCCGGTTGGCCGAACGTCCGGCCAACCTCGGCTTCTTTTTGCGCGCGCTGGCCGAGCGGCGCTGA
- a CDS encoding oxygenase MpaB family protein: MTASFRSASGPDAEYDVAAHLDGSAAFFGATANVIMQLSLAPVGYGVVESTVDSGKVMLHPVKRTRTTLTYLAVAMLGSEDERAAYRAAVNRQHRAVRSSARSPVRYNAFDPRLQLWVAACLYWGSRDLYERMHGPMPEDQAEAFYRHAARFGTTLQMPPAMWPPDRAAFDRYWSEQLATAHIDPPIRAYFDDLVDLKMFPRPISSTFGRLHRWMVAGMLPPNLRAQMDMPWNDTDDERLARLLLAVGAMERRVPKQLKMFPVNAYLWDMRIRRRLGLRLV, from the coding sequence ATGACCGCATCATTTCGCAGCGCGTCCGGACCGGACGCCGAATACGATGTCGCCGCACATCTGGACGGGTCGGCGGCCTTCTTCGGCGCCACGGCCAATGTCATCATGCAGTTGTCGCTGGCACCGGTGGGCTACGGCGTCGTGGAGAGCACCGTGGACAGCGGCAAGGTCATGCTGCATCCGGTCAAACGCACCCGCACCACGCTCACCTACCTGGCGGTGGCCATGCTGGGCAGCGAGGACGAGCGAGCGGCCTATCGCGCCGCGGTCAACCGGCAGCATCGCGCGGTGCGCTCGTCGGCGCGGAGCCCGGTCCGCTACAACGCCTTCGATCCCCGGCTGCAACTCTGGGTGGCCGCGTGCCTGTACTGGGGTTCACGCGATCTCTACGAACGGATGCACGGGCCGATGCCCGAGGACCAGGCCGAGGCCTTCTACCGGCATGCCGCCCGCTTCGGCACCACCCTGCAGATGCCACCGGCGATGTGGCCGCCGGATCGGGCGGCCTTCGACCGCTACTGGTCCGAGCAACTGGCCACCGCGCACATCGATCCGCCGATCCGCGCCTATTTCGACGATCTGGTGGATCTGAAGATGTTCCCGCGGCCGATTTCCTCGACATTCGGCCGCTTGCATCGCTGGATGGTCGCGGGCATGCTGCCGCCGAACCTGCGCGCCCAGATGGATATGCCCTGGAACGATACCGACGATGAGCGCCTGGCCCGGCTCCTGCTCGCCGTCGGCGCGATGGAACGACGAGTTCCCAAGCAGCTCAAGATGTTCCCGGTGAATGCCTACCTCTGGGACATGCGCATCCGCCGGCGGCTCGGCCTGCGTCTCGTGTAG
- the fdxA gene encoding ferredoxin, with translation MPYIIAEPCVDVKDKACIEECPVDCIYEGNRMLYIQPDECVDCGACEPVCPVEAIFYEDDTPDQWSGYINANVDFFDDLGSPGGATKVGKTDYDVPFIAALPPMAAE, from the coding sequence GTGCCGTACATCATCGCTGAACCGTGCGTTGACGTGAAGGACAAGGCGTGCATCGAGGAATGCCCCGTGGACTGCATCTACGAGGGCAACCGCATGCTGTACATCCAACCCGACGAGTGCGTGGACTGTGGTGCATGTGAGCCGGTCTGTCCGGTGGAAGCGATCTTCTACGAAGACGACACGCCGGACCAGTGGAGCGGGTACATCAACGCGAACGTCGACTTCTTCGACGACCTCGGCTCGCCGGGAGGCGCGACCAAGGTCGGTAAGACCGACTACGACGTACCGTTCATCGCCGCCCTGCCGCCGATGGCAGCCGAGTAG
- a CDS encoding oxygenase MpaB family protein encodes MTAPLPATGYEPEIPGDDLTPETVREHIDGVAAFLGGAANVIMQLSHPPVGYGVLESTVDSGKVTLHPLKRLRTTLTYLAVAWMGTEKDRETYREAVNASHRPVHSGPDSPVKYNAFDPKLQLWVAACLYWGVDDLYHRMRGPMDPEFAERFYRYSARLGTTLQMRPEMWPADRDAFYAYWEENLATKTIDEPVRRYFNDLIDLKMQPRLIRLLSARFHRFTVTALLPQHLRDQMGMRWTARDERRFRLILRSISAVWTRMPTVIRVFPFNFYLADMRLRRRFGRPLV; translated from the coding sequence ATGACCGCCCCCCTGCCCGCGACCGGCTACGAGCCCGAGATTCCGGGCGACGATCTGACCCCCGAGACCGTCCGCGAGCACATCGACGGCGTGGCCGCCTTCCTCGGCGGCGCCGCGAATGTGATCATGCAGCTCAGCCACCCGCCGGTCGGTTACGGCGTCCTGGAGAGCACGGTCGACAGCGGCAAGGTGACGCTGCACCCGCTCAAGCGGCTGCGCACCACGCTCACCTATCTGGCCGTCGCGTGGATGGGTACCGAGAAGGACCGGGAGACCTATCGGGAAGCGGTCAACGCGTCACACCGGCCGGTGCATTCCGGACCGGACAGCCCGGTCAAGTACAACGCCTTCGATCCGAAGCTGCAGCTGTGGGTGGCCGCGTGCCTGTACTGGGGCGTGGACGACCTCTACCACCGCATGCGCGGGCCGATGGACCCCGAATTCGCCGAACGGTTCTACCGCTACAGCGCCCGGCTCGGCACCACCCTGCAGATGCGGCCCGAGATGTGGCCGGCCGACCGGGACGCGTTCTACGCGTACTGGGAGGAGAACCTCGCGACCAAGACCATCGACGAGCCGGTACGGCGCTACTTCAACGATCTGATCGATCTGAAGATGCAGCCGCGGTTGATTCGACTGCTGTCCGCGCGTTTCCACCGGTTCACCGTCACCGCCCTCCTGCCGCAGCACCTGCGCGATCAGATGGGGATGCGGTGGACCGCGCGCGACGAACGCCGGTTCCGCCTCATCCTGCGCTCGATCTCGGCGGTGTGGACCCGGATGCCCACGGTGATCCGGGTGTTCCCGTTCAACTTCTATCTCGCCGACATGCGATTGCGCCGCCGCTTCGGGCGACCACTGGTCTGA
- the pruA gene encoding L-glutamate gamma-semialdehyde dehydrogenase, whose translation MDAVTVVPTPANEPVHSYAPGSRERELLIGKLTEISGRAVDVPLVIGGKHRPGTGRRADIVMPHRHAHVLGTYTDVTQEEGRAAVEAATAAAPDWRALPFAERAAVLLRAADLLAGPWRETVAAATMLGQSKSAYQAEIDAPCELVDFWRFNVAFAAGIFAQQPESAAGVWNRMDYRPLEGFVYAITPFNFSAIAGNLPTAPALMGNTVVWKPSPTQTLAAYYTMRVLEEAGLPPGVINLVTGDGVDLSEVALNDPRLAGIHFTGSTRTFQHLWRQVSANIDRYRGYPRLVGETGGKDFILAHRSADPDALRTALIRGAYEYQGQKCSAASRAYIPRSLWREMGDDFLTQVDELSYGDIADLTNFGGAVIDRRSYDKNVAAVERARAAGLGIPAGGTYDDGEGWFVRPTVLLADTPRDEAFTTEYFGPILSVYVYADDAPDAFDSMLAEVDTAAPYALTGAVFARDRVAIDRAATALRYTAGNFYINDKPTGAVVGQQPFGGARASGTDDKAGSYLNLLRWVAPRALKETFVPPTDFRYPHMDPE comes from the coding sequence ATGGACGCTGTCACGGTTGTCCCGACTCCGGCTAACGAGCCGGTTCACTCGTATGCGCCGGGGAGCCGGGAACGAGAACTTCTGATCGGCAAACTTACCGAAATCTCCGGTCGGGCGGTGGATGTGCCGCTGGTCATCGGAGGTAAACATCGGCCGGGCACCGGCCGCCGCGCCGATATCGTGATGCCGCATCGGCACGCGCACGTACTCGGTACCTACACCGATGTCACCCAGGAGGAGGGTCGCGCCGCGGTCGAGGCGGCGACGGCGGCGGCGCCGGACTGGCGGGCGCTGCCGTTCGCCGAGCGCGCCGCCGTCCTGCTGCGGGCGGCCGATCTGCTGGCCGGGCCGTGGCGGGAGACGGTGGCCGCGGCGACCATGCTCGGGCAGTCGAAATCGGCGTATCAGGCCGAGATCGACGCGCCCTGCGAACTGGTCGACTTCTGGCGGTTCAATGTGGCCTTCGCCGCGGGAATCTTCGCTCAGCAGCCGGAATCGGCGGCGGGAGTGTGGAATCGGATGGACTACCGGCCACTGGAAGGGTTCGTCTACGCGATCACCCCGTTCAACTTCAGCGCGATCGCCGGTAATCTGCCCACCGCGCCCGCGCTGATGGGAAACACGGTGGTGTGGAAACCCTCTCCGACACAGACCCTGGCCGCGTACTACACGATGCGTGTGCTCGAGGAGGCCGGACTGCCGCCGGGAGTGATCAATCTGGTCACCGGCGACGGTGTCGACCTGTCGGAGGTCGCGCTGAACGATCCGCGCCTGGCGGGTATCCACTTCACCGGCTCGACCCGCACCTTCCAGCACCTGTGGCGGCAGGTGAGTGCGAATATCGATCGCTATCGCGGATATCCGCGCCTGGTGGGTGAGACCGGTGGCAAGGACTTCATCCTGGCGCACCGGTCCGCGGATCCGGATGCGTTGCGCACCGCGCTGATTCGCGGCGCTTACGAGTACCAGGGCCAGAAATGTTCGGCGGCCTCGCGCGCCTACATCCCGCGCTCGCTGTGGCGGGAGATGGGCGACGATTTCCTCACCCAGGTCGACGAGCTGAGCTACGGCGATATCGCGGATCTGACGAATTTCGGTGGGGCCGTGATCGATCGGCGCTCCTACGACAAGAATGTCGCGGCCGTGGAGCGCGCCCGCGCCGCTGGACTCGGCATTCCGGCCGGTGGGACCTACGACGACGGTGAGGGCTGGTTCGTCCGCCCTACGGTGCTGCTGGCGGATACCCCGCGCGACGAGGCGTTCACCACCGAGTACTTCGGCCCCATCCTGTCGGTCTACGTCTATGCCGACGATGCCCCGGACGCGTTCGATTCGATGCTGGCGGAAGTCGATACGGCGGCGCCCTATGCCCTGACCGGTGCGGTGTTCGCCCGCGACCGGGTCGCGATCGACCGGGCCGCGACCGCACTGCGCTACACGGCGGGCAATTTCTACATCAACGACAAGCCCACCGGGGCGGTGGTCGGCCAGCAGCCCTTCGGCGGCGCGCGGGCATCGGGGACCGACGACAAGGCCGGTTCGTATCTGAATCTGCTGCGCTGGGTGGCACCCCGCGCCCTGAAGGAAACCTTCGTTCCGCCCACGGATTTCCGGTATCCGCATATGGATCCCGAATGA
- a CDS encoding TetR/AcrR family transcriptional regulator, whose amino-acid sequence MSESTELSARLLPLVRGAGPEDRNQTTVLDAALLAFLDFGIKRTSMVEVARRGRLSLATLYRRFAGKSDLIQAVGLWQARQFVEQVDAAVQRQIDRDASAEDQIVELFMAFLDGLRGNKLLDRLLTTEPEIVLPYLTVRGAPVIELGRDYVAEFITRLQSEGKLPHYDPLPLAEMVARNALSMALTPQTLIPVDDDAAGRAFARDHVVPGFRVP is encoded by the coding sequence ATGAGCGAATCGACCGAACTCTCGGCGCGATTGCTGCCGTTGGTCCGTGGTGCGGGGCCGGAGGATCGCAATCAGACCACCGTGCTCGATGCCGCGCTGCTCGCATTTCTGGACTTCGGGATCAAGCGCACCAGCATGGTCGAGGTGGCTCGGCGAGGGCGGTTGTCGCTGGCGACGCTGTATCGGCGCTTCGCCGGAAAGTCCGATCTGATCCAGGCCGTCGGGCTCTGGCAGGCGCGGCAGTTCGTCGAGCAGGTCGACGCCGCGGTCCAGCGCCAGATCGATCGCGACGCCAGCGCCGAGGATCAGATCGTCGAACTGTTCATGGCCTTCCTGGACGGCCTGCGTGGGAACAAACTGCTCGACCGGCTGCTCACCACCGAGCCGGAGATCGTGCTGCCCTATCTCACCGTGCGGGGCGCGCCGGTGATCGAGCTCGGGCGTGACTACGTGGCCGAGTTCATCACCCGACTGCAGTCGGAAGGCAAACTGCCACACTACGATCCGTTGCCGCTGGCGGAAATGGTGGCCCGTAACGCGCTGTCGATGGCGCTGACGCCGCAGACCCTGATCCCGGTCGACGACGACGCCGCCGGTCGCGCCTTCGCTCGCGACCACGTGGTTCCGGGGTTCCGTGTTCCCTGA
- the dapC gene encoding succinyldiaminopimelate transaminase, protein MRDRVRVSSLLPDFPWDTIAAAKARAAEHPDGIVDLSVGTPVDPVDPLIRSALASVAEVPGYPATYGTPELREAAVAAVARRFGMSGIEPDAVLPVIGTKELIAGLPRLLGLGASDLVVIPEVAYPTYEVGALLSGSRILRADGMTRLGPESPALIYLNSPSNPTGKVLGIDHLRKVVAFARERGAIVASDECYLGLTWDAEAVSILDPRVCDGDHTGLLAIHSLSKTSNLASYRAGFVTGDLEFVRELLEVRKHSGMMVPYPIQAAMTAALTDDQHEVVQRERYRARREVLRKALEESGFRVDHSEAGLYLWSTRGENCRTTLDWLAERGILAAPGDFYGPTGTEHVRIALTATDERIAAAAVRLSA, encoded by the coding sequence ATCCGCGATCGCGTGCGGGTCAGCAGTCTGCTGCCCGACTTTCCCTGGGACACCATCGCCGCGGCCAAGGCGCGCGCCGCCGAACACCCCGACGGCATCGTCGATCTGTCGGTGGGCACTCCCGTCGATCCGGTCGATCCGCTGATTCGGAGCGCGCTCGCCTCGGTCGCGGAGGTTCCCGGCTATCCGGCCACCTACGGCACGCCCGAACTGCGCGAAGCCGCGGTCGCCGCGGTGGCCCGCCGCTTCGGCATGTCGGGGATCGAGCCGGATGCCGTACTGCCCGTGATCGGTACCAAGGAACTGATCGCGGGTCTGCCGCGCCTGCTCGGACTCGGTGCGTCGGATCTGGTGGTGATTCCGGAGGTGGCGTATCCGACCTACGAGGTGGGCGCGCTGCTGTCCGGTTCGCGAATTCTGCGGGCGGACGGCATGACTCGGCTCGGGCCGGAGTCGCCGGCGCTGATCTATCTGAACTCGCCGTCGAATCCCACCGGCAAGGTGCTCGGCATCGATCACCTGCGCAAGGTGGTGGCCTTCGCCCGCGAGCGCGGAGCGATCGTCGCCTCCGACGAGTGCTATCTGGGGCTGACCTGGGATGCCGAGGCGGTGTCGATTCTCGATCCGCGGGTCTGCGACGGCGACCACACCGGCCTGCTGGCCATCCACTCACTGTCGAAGACCTCGAACTTGGCCAGTTACCGAGCCGGGTTCGTGACCGGTGACCTCGAGTTTGTGCGCGAACTGCTGGAGGTCCGCAAGCACTCCGGCATGATGGTGCCCTATCCGATTCAGGCGGCGATGACCGCCGCGCTCACCGACGATCAACACGAGGTGGTGCAGCGCGAACGCTATCGCGCGCGCCGCGAGGTGTTGCGGAAGGCGTTGGAGGAGTCGGGTTTCCGGGTCGACCACTCCGAGGCTGGACTGTATCTGTGGTCGACGCGAGGCGAGAACTGCCGCACGACCCTGGACTGGCTGGCCGAGCGCGGTATCCTCGCGGCCCCCGGCGATTTCTACGGTCCCACCGGCACCGAACACGTGCGCATCGCGCTGACCGCCACCGATGAGCGCATCGCCGCCGCGGCGGTCCGCCTGTCCGCTTGA